DNA sequence from the Odontesthes bonariensis isolate fOdoBon6 chromosome 18, fOdoBon6.hap1, whole genome shotgun sequence genome:
GTATTGCACTACCTTtaatttaaccttgtagcacccacagttgcagatttccaacaagctttttatttatttacattatatttttatttatttacattatttgattttttaaatttacatacattatttacattcatgtgtaatatttttttacattacattttcttggctcagtgattacactctgctttgcggtggtctgttctagttggttctgctctcgtttggtgtggtctgctttgtccacctttcacagcgctaatgggagctcagatctccaaattgtattattacaaaattaatgaggaaagcccacagttgcaaatatgcagcattgcctaaaatgatcaaaaatagcccaattccaaaaattccaagaatattggtttattcccacccaaaaagatgcaagaagagccaaaatgatttttttcaatgattattcatatgcttcggtgctacaaggttaatataataatatctgtgatggactggcggcctgtcccgggtgtaccccgcctctcgcccgatgaccactgggataggctccagcccccccaccgacggattcagcgggtatagaaaatggatggatggatggatggatacctTTGATATCATTTGAAATCTATCTTATACAACATCAAGTTTGCCCGGGCTTCACGAATACGGATCTGCATGTTCATTGGATGTTCACAGTACAGTTTTGCGCCTCGTGACGAGACTTTTTTGGATCATTTAGCGGACTTTCAGTGGGATCATTTTAAGCCAACGACGCGGGTCAGTTGTCACTAGCGGTGACGTGTCCTCTTTATTTTACAGGAGTTTACATCCTACCGTTCTTACAGCTTACCCTGAATCTGTTCTCACAGACTGATTGCATGCCTTTGACTTTAAACTAAATGTATTATTGCTGTTAAGTCAGTAAAAGGATAAAGTGTGAGGACGGCTCATAGACTTCCATGAAATACGGGAGAAATCATCAAATATGAAACAAGCAAAGCACTTAAGAGATGATCTTTCTCATCCAAATGACTCTGGCAGGAAGTAGCTGACAACTTTTTCCTGAGGAACGCCAATCAGATTCCACCCTCCGTTCTTTTATAGCTGCACCAGCGATTTGGTTTCTCTTTACGGAGTTTAACGCAGAAAAGAAAGACACAACAGATGTGACTTACGTTTGCGGGTGATCTGTGCGTTTGCTGTGGGAACACAAGGTGAAACGTAAAGGCGTGGTTAGCTCAGCAACAGCACAGCAGGAGAGAATAACTGTAGCCATGAGAAGAAACTCCCTCACCCATAGAGCGCTTCCCCATCAGACCAATGAACTGATGCGGCCTCGGCTTTCTCGTCATCCTCAGGAGGAATTGTCTGAATGGGTCGTTGGATAGCCAGCCGTCCTGAGTGGAGGAAAATCTCAATGAAATCTTCAGGTAGACACTAAGTAGGGGGGGGGTCTAAACACATCCGTCATATCAAACATTTCCATTCTTACACTTTCCTCAAAACCAAAGAGGAAACAGCCCCAAACTTCCAACTAATGCGTTCTACAATACAGAGATGTATTGTAGAACGCATTAGTCTGACTGCGATGTGGACCTGGGGGCCACTAATGGCTTACATGCTCAGTTCTAATGATTCACTGTAGGTTCATTCATCTGCAAGATGGCACCAGCCTGCAGTTAAGGACACTGAAGGAGTGCTCTGGCACGTTTCCAGTCCACAATGTCAAACATAGGACGTGCTTTTCATGTCAATGGAGCGCGCTGGACAAAAGTATGTTGCACACTTAGTCTTTTTCCTTAAATCTCTTTGGTTGGCTGCTCTGACTGCTGCAAAACTCCAATGTTGCAATGCCCTATTTTCCATGAGCCGGTGCCATCTCAGCTTGGTCTCAGATGTTTTCAATACCTTTTCTTTCAAGTTACCTGTATATTCTGAGATattaatgaaaaaaattaaccttgGGGACTAGATTGGTTTGTGGCTGCCGCCTACAGACTGGAAGGCTTGAAGCCATTCCCCTgcacagaggtgtgaccagaatggcatgtgggggggcagttagctcatctgggggggcagaaaacaatacctgaaaaaaaatcggtggaaaaccactactacaacttcaagcataataataataataataataattcaattcggtaatgaaaatatggtcacactagcataaatcatgaccgtcaattttgttagcagtgtggaatttttttatgaagtttttttttttttttggaaagaaatgtagaacttgtatgatgcatgcaaacgcaccattacaacaaaaaaaattaataaagctataaactttgcagatatatgcttttttaaaatcaccacctgcatttattctatcaatacaagacacaaacagagataataaatcgtggccttttttctggccagttttctttggatggacagggcatttctcagggggggcAGTGCCCCCCCAGCCCCTGTAGCAACGCCCCTGCCCCTGCAGAGTGAATCTGACAGCTTCTTCTCCCAGTCAGGGAAATagatttcaattcaattcatttttatttatatagcgccaaatacaacaaatgtcatctcaaggcacttagataataaagtccaattcaattgTGTACTTTAAAAActgaacatttaaaaagaaggaaaaaaactgCGTTTAGAAAATAGGCAGAACTGATTATTTGGGATTGAACTTAAAGGAAAACATGCAGGTCTAACAGGCTACTTCATCTAGAGAAATGTGTACTTCTTAAATATATCCAGTTTTATCTCATTCACTTCCTTTATTTCATTCTACCAAATGTAAGCCCCAGATAAGCCTTTGTTtcatgaaaaatgaaatgaacgTCCAAACAGAAGCACGGACGGAGGGATCTTAGAAAGGAGCAGTTACCTGTATAACTAATATAACTGGACCGTATTTACCTGGATTTGGTGACTGCTCGGCCAGTAGTCACTTCCCTCTTTTGGGTCGTCATCTTCACAGAAAACTTGGGCGACGGCGAGAAGAGCCATTAAAAGTGGCAACAGCAGAAACTTCATGCTGAGGATGTTTGTGGTCGCGATAACTCTGAAGTAAAACCCTAAACCTCAGCCTAACAAAAACTGGTAAACAACAGGTCTGAGATTCTGTGCGCGCGCTGCTCCTTAGTCCATAGCGCGCGTGTGGCTCCTGCTTCTGTCCCCAAAGCTCTCCACGCGCTCAGCCTCTGCAGCAACTTCTTGCCTCGCGCGCTGTCCTGTCACAGAGAGTCTCTCACGCGCCCCTATATAGCATCCTGAGCTGCGTTGCTTGGTAACGTAGTCGTAGTAGTGAGATTACTTGGTTACAGTTACATGCAACATGATAAAAGTCAAAGCAGTGACGTCATAGGTGTGTGCGTTACTGGATATATTTCACATTATGAGAAGCAACATTATAAATCATAAATCCTGCCAACAGATTATATATGAAAAGCGCACAGGCTGCTGCTACTGAGAATTCATTCATCATCTGATGtataattcagttcaattcaattttatttatttagcgccaaatacaacaaaatgtcatctcaaggcacttagataataaagtccaattcaagccaattggaattcaattaattgtaatcataattattcataaaataatccaattcgttcatatagataATAATCATAGTTATATTAAGTTCTATGATGATTATAGTATAATCATCATAGAACTTTATCTGGTGGGCCTTGTGCCTCTGaatttggtttctttttttaaatagcttCTAAAGATTGAATTTTACATCTACTTTGGAATTCTTGCTTTTCTCTCATTTGTTTCCTTTAAGATGTTTATGTGGAAGAATAAGAACCAGGTGGCTCCTGATGCCCTTTTCTCACAACAAAATGCTCGTGACAGTTACAAACATGTCCTAGAAATCTTTTGGACACTGCTTTTGTGGTGGTGATTATAtttctggaacatttcagaAGAAAGCTAAGGCTTTACTTTTAGCACACATCATGAAGCGCATGTGGGACAGATGCGtgatgcgggggggggggggggggggggggtaacgtACGACTGACGTCAGCACCAGATGATGTAATTAAGTGAAGCTTAAAAGTTGTGCTCATTAAAAGTCCACAGCTCTTAACCACAGAAGACTTTGTCCATCTGTATACTGCGCACTTTAAACCgtgtttttattgatttgatttgatttattccaGCAACAATCGGTTCATTTCATTTACCTTTGTGTGATCTGGCAAATAACACAAAGGTAAACGTGTCCTTCTGTTCAGGCAAGTCgagaataaaaatgttttattctatACTGGCTTGTTTGGACCTTATTTTGTTATAATCTTAGACCATGGGCACCATTACATTTCCTGTCAGGCCGGGCTGGGGGGGTCATATGGCACATACCCTGGAGAATTCTCAGGGAACTTTCTAGATTTGCTTACAGTACCTGCAGAATGGGGAACAGCAATGTGCAAAGAGTCGGTCTCTGTGGTCAAAGCTCCACTCCGTGCTGGAATTGAATCATTCTCACAACTGTGACAGCTCATCCAATTaacagaaggaaggaggaggtgaAGATGGAGGTGATAGAGCTGCTGCAGCCATGGGAGGGAGTCACCACACAGGGGGAGGATCAAGAAGCAAGATGTAGGAGGTAAAGAGAGCACAGTGCCAGTGAAGATGGGGCACACAGGAAAGCAGATCATGTGGGGAAATGTGAAAAATAGGAAATCAGTCCATTAAGGCTGCTACATATGAGCTGGATTGAATCGGAAGTGACTCGAGATGCTTTGATAAGGATTTATGCAACAAATGGGTGCTCTGACAGTCTGAtgggatggattgatggattaAAGCAATTTGTTGATTCTGTGCATGGAATCAGTACAAGTCAGATCATGTGTTAGAGGGCAGGACTGAACTAAAGCCACATAGTACAACATGGTACCAGCGGTTAATGCAGGAGCAACCCCACTCAGAAAATCCCTGATGAAAACAGACAACAAACTTTGAAATAGTAATGGTATTGTTATtcccgattctttatattggaagcccaagaacaagctggaggaatcttaagttaaacaaagtatttattcgtggtcacatgtgaagtttaGCCGTGCTGAACTCGGAGAGACAGAGCCCTCGCAGGGCCTCCATCAGAGAGCCCCGATATCTggacacatttcatatttatgtccacctttatctctcagaggttgtacctacatttgacgatGCATCATTGAATActtactcatgctgtgagcaggccatccaccgtcttcgtcatgttctttggatgtgataagcgatgtgtgtgtgtgtgcgtgttgtttcaggcgtgcatctactgcaccagacctatctgtcctaagagacgctttatctgacccagttattttatcccactacgtcatcttaaagtgttggacatacatttgcgttgtatgagcagagtgtaccgtacaaactaggaacatagattatctagagaactacagaatatgaatacataaagtctaagaataaagccagtTTATAACAGTATGTAGTAATAATAATTGAAATAGTTTAGAAGACTCCAATCTAAAAAGAATAGtttagataaaaaataaaaatgaaaccttttatgtctttttctcTGTAACTGCAACACATGTTTTGTCTGAAAATGAtataagaaaaagaagaagggaAGCAATTCACTGATCCACAGAATGTGATATGAACATGTTCTCAGGAGACTGTGCACACAAACTCCAACTGTTTGCGTTCTTTGCAGATAAAGATGCTGTGATAATCAAAATGGGGTTgccatttgtttcattttctcTGTAACAGGCTCAGCAGACATTTCTCAACAGGTGCTCAAGCAGTTTCATTTTCGAGCAAGAGAACTCAATGGCAGTGATATTTATGAGCTGAAACAAAGGGTTCTGGCTTTGGTGCACAAGACCAACTCAATCACAGGAAGAGAAAGGATTAATcctgctatttgtttttgctttttaacaTGACATGAAAGATTACGCAGATGATGGTTGGTGGTCAGTTATACTGCTTATTGGTTCATTTAGAAATCTCTGAATGTAAATTGAACTCATTGTTAAAATTAAACCAGTGTTTCAATATCTTTTTGGTTTTCAATCTATGAATAAAAAGTTTCTTTCTACTCACTTTTCAGAAGCTTATGAATTGTAAGCAGTTCCACTAAAGACTCAGCTTtcctaaaatgttttcataaatATTTGATTGACTGCAGGATCAGTCCAAATACAAGGCAggacatctttatttatacagcgcatttcataccacgtGCAACTcagtgtgctttacataaagacaaggcatttaaaagaacagcataaagcagtataaaaacaagcaatttaaagagaataaaaacaatagaataaaaattaaaagacacagttaaaagcaatcaaagaagaggggaaaaaagaaaaatataaaacaattaagaggattatgctttaaaattatttaaaggaactcaaccataagcacacggaaagagaaatgtttttaacctggatttaaaagtgcttccagttggggctgatttcagttctgctggtagtttgttccagttgtgtgcagcataacagctaaaagctgcttcaccgtgtctagtttgaagtctgggctccactatctgacctgagtcagcagatctcagagctctgctgggtttatactctactagcatgtcattcatgttttctggacctaaaccgttcCGTGATTtatagacgagcagcagaactttaaaatctattctgtatctgagcgggagccgatgtaaagacctgagaactggggtgatgtgatgtgatctctttgttctggttaaaactcgggctgcagcgttctgaatgagctgcagctgtttgagactcttttgggggagtccagtcagaagaccgttacagaagcatgaatcagcttctcctgatctgtttgggacatgaaacccttcattctggatatgttcttaaatcaaatcaaaccaaatcaaatttatttatatagcacatttcatgtacaaaacaattcaaagtgctttacataaagtggaagaagcattaaaaatacataaaagaatataaagagaaacaaataaaataatttaaattaatttaaaaacaagcaacagtccagataagttcaaagatatcgtgcagatttcatgcatggacacatgagaacagaaatgtttttaacctggatttaaaaatgtctccatttggtgaaagtttaatctccactggcagtttgttccacctgtttgcagcataacagctaaatgctgcttctcaatgtttagtctggactctggactggaccagctgacctgagtccttggatctaagagctctgctgggtttatattctctgaacatatcacagatgcattttgggcctaaaccgttctgggatttgtaaaccatcagcaggcttttaaaatctattctgtgactgactggaagccagagtaaagattttaaagctgctgtgatatgttcagatctcttagtccgggttaaaactccagcagcagcgttctggatgagctgcagatgtttaatgctctttttgggaagtccagttaaaagagcattacagtaatggagtctactggagatgaatgcatggatgagtttctcctggtctgtttgggagaggaaacctttaattctgttgatgtttctgagatggtaaaaagctgccttggtgacagctttgatgtggctgctgaaagtcagatctgagtctatcaacactccgaggttacgaacctggtcagtgattgtaaggtcccgagtctcaagatatttaccaacgctgaccctcttctctttgctgccaaacagaatgatctcagttttgtcttcatttaattgtagaaaattctctctcatccaggtgtttacttcctccagacactgacacagtacgtctgctgggctgcagtcgtccggtgacagagacacataaagttgtgtatcgtctgcataactgtgataattgatgttaaagttctgtaatatctgacccaaagggagcatatacaagttaaaccgaagaggtccaagaattgacccctgggggactccacaagtcatggccactcgctcagattcatagctgccaattggaacaaaataactccggccttctaagtaggacctgaaccagttaaggaccgctccagaaagtccaacccagttttccatcctgtgcaacaggattctgtgatctacagtatcaaacgcagcgctgaggtccaacagaaccagaactgaaaca
Encoded proteins:
- the tac1 gene encoding protachykinin-1 isoform X1 — its product is MKFLLLPLLMALLAVAQVFCEDDDPKEGSDYWPSSHQIQDGWLSNDPFRQFLLRMTRKPRPHQFIGLMGKRSMANAQITRKRHKINSFVGLMGKRSQEEPACAFFPSADSYEWSTLQTYDRRR
- the tac1 gene encoding protachykinin-1 isoform X2; this translates as MKFLLLPLLMALLAVAQVFCEDDDPKEGSDYWPSSHQIQDGWLSNDPFRQFLLRMTRKPRPHQFIGLMGKRSMANAQITRKRHKINSFVGLMGKRSQEEPDSYEWSTLQTYDRRR